In Rhodococcus qingshengii JCM 15477, the sequence GCGCAACTTTTTGCCGATCGCTCGTACGAGGATGTGTGGATCGAAGAGGTCGCCGAGATTGCGGGCGTCTCGCGCGGGTTGATGTACCACTATTTTCCGACCAAGCGAGACTTCTTCGCCGCAATCGTCGAGCGCGAATCGCAGCACCTGCTCGAGGTGACCGCACCCGATGCGACGCTACCGGTGCGCGAACAGGTGGCAGCCGGGTTGGACGCCTACTTCGCGTACGTGAAGTCGCACAGCAGGGGAGTGCGCGCCATCAACGTCGGGACGCTCTCGGCCGAGGCCGGTATCCGGGCGATTGTCGAGCGCGAACTCGAACAGCAGCAGATTCGAATCCTCGATGCACTGGGATTCGAGGGCGAAAGAAGACAGCTCGCTGCCGTTGCAGTTCGGGGATGGATCGCGTTCGTCCGAGCTGTCTGCCTCGACTGGCTCGATCAACCTTCCATACCGCAGGAAGAGTTGAGAGTGATCTGTCTGCGGACCCTCTCCGGAGCGTTGGGCATCGACCTCGAAACGTGAAAAGCCGACCGCGCGGGAGCGGCCGGCATTTCCACGGACAAGGCTGATCAGTCGAGCGTCGAATAGAGATCGTCCCAGCCCTTGGCGACGTACATGTTGGTGTAGATGGACCCGTAGTACGTACTTCCTTGCAGAGCGGTGACGTTCCCGGCCTGCACAGCCGGAAGTCGTTGCCACAACTTGTTGTCCGAGAGTTGATCGAAGGTGGTGTCACTGCTGTCGGTGACAGAAACCATGAACGCGTCGCAGTCTTGCAGACGATCCATCTCTTCGATGCTCAGTCGTCCCTGATTGTCGAAACCGGTTGTGCTCAATGTTCTTCCGCCGATATCGGCGAGCGTCATGTCGGTGGGTTGACGATTCTTCTTACCCGTTTCCTCCGACACGGGCAGGCTGTCGATGTAGATCGTGGCCTTGTCCGGACTGTAGGACAAGCTTGCGACGGTTTTGCCCGCGATCGCCGAAGCGTGTCGAGTGCGAATGTCGGTGATCAGAGCGTCGTAATCGGTGATCAGGCGATCCATGGTGGGTGTTCGGCCCAGCCAATCGGAGAGCCGGGTCAGGTTCTCCCGCCACGTCTGCTTCGATTCGGTCGTCAGGACAGGAGCGATGGCTTGGAGCTTTGCAGCGGGCCAGTACTCGTTGTCGGCGTTGACGCAGATGATGAGATCGGGTGCGAGTCCGAGGATCTGCTCCAGATTGGGCTTGTCGCTGAGGTATTCGGCCGAGCCGTCGACGGGAACCCACTTGGTGACGGGCGAGATGTTGTATCCGAACACCGGTAGTTCCAGGGCAATGGCGAGCTCGAGGTCGGTTCGGGCGTCGACGGCCAAGACCCGCTTCGGGTTGGTAGGTATGTCGTAGGTCCCCAACGGCGTGGTGACGGTGCGCATTTGAGCGTCATCATCGGTACCTGAACCGTCGCTGGAACTGCAGGACGACAGAATAGTTGCGACTGCTGCCATCCCGGCTCCGATGCCGAATTGGCGACGGGTAAGTGCGTCGACTAGCTCTTGCCAGACGCGTTCGTCCGGCACGGTAGGTGTGTTGGTCAGCATTTTTTCGATACCCTTCGGTCTGAGTCCGTATCGATCGTAGGGTTGGCGATACCAGATCACCTATATCGAAAACCGCCTGATATTAGTCGATTTCGGCCATGGTCCGTGACTTTCGGGTGATGGCGGCGCCGAAGGCTGCAGCGAGCGGGAACATCAGAACGCCGTACACCGCGGCCGGTACTGCCAATTGCACGTTGTCGAGGAGACTGACGGCGATGGTGATCGCCAACGTGCTGTTGTGGATGCCGATTTCCATGGAACTGGCGATGGCCTGACGATCCTCGATGCCGAATATCCGGGGAACGACGTAACCGATCGAGAGGCTCAGTAGGCAGAACAAGGCAGCGACGACGCCGATGTCGACGAGATAGTCCGCGATGTTCTCGCGCTCGGAAACAACCGTTCCGACGATCACCAGTGCCAGAACCACCGCGGATCCGATGCGGACGGGCTTGTCCATGCGCTCGGCAAAGGCGCTCGAGCGCAATCGAACCCACATTCCGAGGGCGACAGGAATCAGTACGACGGCAAAGACCTGAAGTACCTTCGTGAACTGCAGTCCGAGGGTGCCGTCCGCGTCCTCGGGTTCGAAGTACCCCAACGCGAAGTTGGTGATGAGCGGAAGGGTGACCACCGCTATCACCGAATTGACCGCAGTGAGTGTCACATTGAGAGCGACATCGCCGCGGAACAGATGACTGAACAGATTTGCCGTGGTGCCGCCCGGTGATGCGGCGAGGAGCATCATACCGACGGCGAGCAGCGGGTCGAGGTCGAACAACGTGACCAGACCGAAGGCCGCGGCCGGGAGCAACAACAACTGACAGATCAGGGCAATCGAGACGGCTTTCGGCGCTTTTGCCACGCGGGCAAAATCTCCGACCGTCAAGGAAAGCCCGAGGCCGAACATGATGATGGCGAGTGCGGCGGGTAGGCCGACGGAGGTGAGTGCAGAGTCCATGAGTTAGTGGCTACTTCCAGTCACTGGGGGAATTTCACTGAAACTACCGTGATGCCCGGATCTGCGTGGCAGTTTGGATACATTGATGTATCGAACCGTGACGGCGTCGGTGAGCAGGGTTATCGTCGAATTATGTGCCGAAACATCACTGAACTTCGTGGACTCGAGCCCGCTGCTACGCCGGAGGAGATTGAGGCGGCCTCTCGCCAATACGTACGTAAGGTGAGCGGAATAGCCAAGGTGTCCGACGCGAACCGAGACGCCTTCGAACAGGCGGTGCGTGAGGTGACCGAAACGACGACGCGCCTGCTCAGTGCGTTGCCGCCTCGCAGACAGCCACCTCAGACCGTCCCTCCGTTGCGTCGCCCGGAAGTACAGGCCCGGATCGCTGCTCGTTCGTCCTGACCCGAGTGGATCTCACAGATATCGACGTATGGGACGTCGAAGCCTTGGATCAACTGTCTGCTGGGTTGGAAGGCGTTCTGGTCGCTCACCGCGTTCGCGACATCCGTCGACGGCTGGATACGCTGCGCAAAGAGGCCGTCGCCGACGACTTGCATATTCGTCAGGATGGAACCGTCTCTGCCGTTGCGCCCATCGCCGACGGTCACCCGCTCCACGTGCACGCCCAGTTGCTCGAGGTCGCAGTTCGAGAACTGATCGGTGAGGCACTGCTGGTCAGCGCGGATCTTCATCATGCGTTGTCTCTGCGGTCTCAGGTCGGCACCGACCTCCGTGACAAAGCTGTGCGTGTGGGGGAGGAGTGGCGAGCGTTCAGCCCTGATCGGCAGCGTCAGATGTTGCGTCATGCACCAGGCCTGATCGCCAACCTCGACGGCATTCCTGCTGCGATTCGCAGCCCGGCCAACCTCGATCGAATTCAATCGGAACGAGCACGGCTGCAAGATGATTCAGTCCGAATATCGCAAGAACTTCACCGCGAGTTCTTCGGCGGCAGACTGAGTAACACCGGGGCGGGCCAGTGGTACGCCGAACGCAAACTCGAGGATCTGGACGCGCTCGACGAGTTGTTTCGCGCCGAACCTGATCGACGGTTACTGCTCATGGACATGCGCTCGGGCGAACGAGGCTTCGCTGCAATTGCGATCGGGGATCCGGACACAGCGGATCACGTCTCCGTGACGATTCCCGGACTGAACACCAACGTCAAGGACTCGATGCGCGGAATGGTCGGAGAGGCAACGCGATTACGAGCCGAGGCGATGCGGCAACTCGAACTGGCCGGCCGAAAGGAAAGCGTGGCCACCATCGCCTGGATCGGATACGACGCGCCACAGGTGATCGGGCCGGGAAAGTTCGACATCGGTCGGGCCAGCTTCGACGTCAGTCGATCGTCCAAAGCAGGCATAGCCGCCGACGCATTGGGTAGCTTCTTTCACGGTCTTCGTGCCGCGTCGGTCAACGACGGAGTCCATATCACCGCGTTGGGCCACTCCTACGGATCCCTCGCGACTTCTCTTGCGCTGCAACGCGGGGCAAGCGCAGCGGTCGACGACGTGGTGTTCTACGGTTCACCCGGGGTGCGAGCCAAGGTGGAGTCGGACCTCGGTATCGCCGACCGGCACGTCTACGTCATGAAAGCGGAAGGCGACAGTATCGCGGGGTTCGGCCGTTTCGGTGGCGATCCGACGCGCACCGAGTTCCATCGGTTGTCCACGGCCGAGGGGATCACCCCGGATGGAGTGAAACACGAGCGGGCGTTCGGGCATGCGGAGTACGCGAGGACCGGAGACAACGGAGAACTGCGGATGTCGGGATACAACCTCGCGGTTGTGGTTGCCGGACTGCCGGAGTTGGCCGTTATGGCCTGACCTGCTGGCTTACAGTGGCACTCATGCGTCTGAGGCATTCGGCCAGGGGGTTGGTCGTTGACGACCAGTCCCGTCTTCTGCTTTACCGATTCATCGCGCCCGGGGGAGGGCTGACGGTCTGGTGTCCTCCGGGCGGAGGCTTGGAAGGAGACGAAACCCCGTCCGAGGCGCTCGCGCGCGAATTGGACGAGGAGATCGGCTTGCGCGACTACGGCGCAGCCACCCATGTGTGGCATGAGGAGATCCGTGACCCGGCGATATTGCCGGGTTGGGGCGGTGCGATCAACGACTACTTCCTCGTGCCGGTGGCGACCGCATTCGAGCCCTGTGGGTCGTTGGGGCGCGAAGCGCTGGCCGCCGAGCTGGTCGAGCACTTCGAGTGGTGGAGTGTTGACCGCCTCTTGTCACACAGTGGTCGAGAAGTGTTCGGGCCACGCGATTTACCCGACCGGTTTGCACGCCTGGTCAAGGATGGGCCATCGAGTGCGCCGGATCGATTTGTTCGGTCGCCGTGAGGGATGCGAGGTAGCGATTGAAAACGAACATTTCGGCATCGAAACACGGCTACGCTGGGGTTATGGAGCACTACGTGCGTAAGGACCCCATCCCGTACGCTTCTACGGCTGCGCCGGTCAGTTCTCACAACCGGTTGGCAAGGACGGCCCAAAAATTGTGGATGGCTCTTCGAGGGATGATGGGGGATCGGAAGGCGAGTCGATATACCTCGCTCGCTCCGCGGCATCCCGACGGATCACGCACCGCTGTAACATCTTTCAACAGTAGTGGTGGTGGGAAATAGGTATCGGTATACAACACTGCCCGGTGTTCGTCGAATTCTCGACGAACACCGGGCAGTGACGCACTACTCGAACTGGGGTCAGCGGAGGTACTGTCCGCACACCGGCCACGCGCCGGCGCCCTGACCGGCAAGGACGTTTTCAGCAACGCGGACCTGTTCTGCCTGGCTGGCGTTGGCGGCGCTGCCCGCTCCGCCGTAGGCCTCCCACGTGCTCTGGCTGAACTGGAGTCCGCCGTAGTAGCCGTTTCCGGTGTTCGCGGCCCAGTTGCCCGAAGATTCGCATTCTGCGACACCCGACCAGTCGTGGGTGGCTGCGGATGCGGTGCCTGCGCTCAATCCGAGGGCTCCGGCTGCGAGGGCTCCGGCTGCGGCGACAGAGGCAAGTGCACGGGTAACGGTGGTCTTGGTCATTTTTGGTAAATCCTCTCGAGTCCCGCCGACGGAGGACGGTGACCGTCTCAGCTCCGCTCCCACCACTAGGAATGTTGTCGAGTCCGAACCGCGGGGTGGGACGGGCGGTGGCGATTCGGTAATGCCCGGTTGATCGGGCTGTCACCAACCATAAGAGATGATTACGGATTGGTCACGGGTCGGCGTGTCGACACATGTTTGTGCAACAGAAATGCATCAAAGAGTGTTTTCCCAGGTCGCATGGCGATATGCCACCTCTCCCGGCGTTACATAAACGAGATGAAATGTGATGCAAGTCACCTGAAACGTGCCTCGGCGGCGTCGATATGCGGCGAATGTGACACTCGATCAGCCCGGTTTGTCGGCTTTTCGACCCGGTTTTCAGTCGTGCTGGAACCCATGTCCAGCCGTGATCTGTTGTCGACCGACCGGCCCGATTTACCTGTAGGGCAGCAGAATTGACAACGAATAACGCGCCGCTGGCTCGACGAGATTCTTGCTCGCCTTGATCCGGCGGCGAATGTCGCGCATCTGAATGGTGTTGCCGGCCTGACGAACGGAGCGTGGGATGAACCTGTTGACGAACGACACGAAAATGAAGAGGTGTTCGAACCGGCGGCGGTCGTCTTCGGTCCACTCGAGATCGAGTTGGTCGCGGTAGATCGGTGGAAGGAATCCGACCGTCAGGAACCGCAACAAGTTTCGGAACACCAGGCGTATCGGCCACGCGATCATCTGTAGGTTGACCAAGTCGATCAGGTACTGCTTGGTGCGTTCGTCGATGACGACGCGTTCGCAACCGAGGTTCCAGTAGCGCTCGAAGTCGGCACGTGTGGCCGGCCACATCTCTTCGGTGACCTGCAGCGTCGTTCCCAAAGTTGACGCGGACTTGTAGAACGACTCCGCCTGTTCTTCGGACATCTTGCCGTGCAGCAACTGATGACTGTCTTCGAAACCGATGAACAGGCATGCAGCAACCCATAATTGGAGTTCGCGATTGAAGGCGTTGTACTTGACCGGGCTGTTTGAATCCGACTTCACATGTCGGTGCACCGAGTTCACGGCCTCGCGGTAAGCCTTTCGCTCTTCCTCGTCACCCAGGATCGCGACCGTCAGGTACTGCGTCGTGGTTCGTGCACGCTTCCACGGATGCGCTGTCAGAGCACCCGATTCGACCTTGCTCTCCATGACGCCGTACGCCACCTCGGGCCAACCGAGTTGCAGGATGACGTTGGCAGCGGCTCCGGCGAACGACCAGAAATCGAGCGCGTCGGTGATGTGTGCGGGCTTACGTGCCCACCGTCTACGCTCGGCCGTGATGGTGATGCGTGTCTGATCGGTGCGAAGCGACGACTCGGACTTTTCCGAATCCAGGTAGTGAGTGGGCATGGATCTTCCTCCGCGTGTGGTGAGTTACTTGGTCTCGACGTTGCTCACGAGCCACCGGTCGTCCGAGCGGACCAGGGACACGACCATGCGGTACTTCTGTGTGTTTCCCTCTGGCGCTGCGACATTCTTGGCTTGTTGGTCGACGAACACGAGCAACTTGGCCGACGAATTGTCCAGCGATTCGATACCGACGTCTGTCGCCGTCGCGCTCGCCTGGCCTTGGCCCCCGGCAACGACTTCGCGAAGTGAATCGACCATCGTTCGGTAGGTGCCGGCAAACTCGTCGGTCGACATCGAGGCAATGCTGTCTTTGTTGGCATCGAGGTTCTGATAGTCGAAGGAGGACATGATGGTCGAGTAATCCCGCGCGGTGTCCAAAGCCTCCTGCCGCAGCGTGTCTTCCTGATTCGCCGAGTACATCTGGAATCCGAGCACCGCCAATGCTGCGACCAGCGCTACCGCCATTAGTGAGATCAGTGCGTTGCGTGGCTCCTTCAGGCGGTGAAGTAGCGACGGAGAAGTCGGGTGTTCGGCCACCTCGGCTTCTGTCTCGTCGAGTAGTGCGTTGTCACCGTGTGCCATTTCCCAGTCCTTCCAACATCAATCTCCAGTAGTTCAGGGCGTCGACTCCGGTCGGGACGAGAATCGGATCTGCGACGACGGGCGGTCCGATCGGAGTGCCCGGGACGATCGAGTTCTGCAAACCGAGGTCGTTCGGACGCGGAGCATTCTGTGCTCCGCGTTGGACGAGGTCGTCGGCGGGGGGACAGTACATCGCCAGACTCGGACTGGTGGGAGACAGATCGCCGACCTCACGCCGAGGGGTGTCGTAGTTGCAGACCGGCCCCTGGGTCGCAACCAAGGCAAAGTCGGCGCGATCGCCTTTGACGATGGATGCCAGTTTGGCGAGACCTTCAGGAATCGTGACAAGTCCGGTTTCCAGGGCCTCTGTGCGGTCGGAGATGATCGGTGCGACAGTGACGAGATTGGCCAGGACCGCTCCGAAAGTGTTGTGGTACTTGTCGAACAACTGTTGAGCGCTGTTCAGGGCGGCGGGCGAATGATCGGTGAGGTAGATCAGCACCGGCGCGTTGGATTCGAGTTGTTCGGTGAAGTTCTTGGCAGCTGCCATTCCCCGGACGAACGAATCCGATTGTGTCGCCATGGAGTCCACCAACGTGGAGGTTCGCGACAGCAGCGCAGCGAGTTCGGCCGACTGGTCGTTCAACTGCGCCGACATGGTCCCACCGTTGTCGATCATCGTCGCCAAGCTCGGGCCGAGCCCGTTGAACGAATTCCCCAGCTCGGTCCCGATGTCGCTGATCGCTTGTGGATCAATCCCTTCCAAGACACCGGACGCCTGAAGCATCAACTGGCTCATCTGGACCGGTTGCTGATCCGCGGGCATGGCGATCTCGTCGCCGTCCCTTAGATACGGGCCGTGGTCTGTGTTGGGGTAGATGTCGACATTCTGAATTCCGGCTGCGGTCCCCATCGTCACCTTGGCGACGCTGTCGGTAGGTATCTCGGTGTTGTCGTTGAGTGAGAGTTCCACCCGAGCCGTGCGGGTGCCTGCGTCGAGTTCGACTTCACTCACTTTCCCCACCTGTACGCCGCGATACGTGACGACCGTGCCCTTGGTCAGTCCGAAGGCGTCGGACATGTTGGCGTGCAGCCGGATTTGACCCCCGAAACCCTGAGGGCCGACCACGTAGACGATCCCGAAAGGGATGACCACAGCAGCGATCAGAGCGAACAGGACAAGTTGAACAAGCGCAAGGCGACTCAACGCGGACCTCCCTGAAGTAGATCGGTGAGAGTTCCCGCTGGTGCGATCGATTGACCGGCCATACCGCCGCTCCAGAGCTTGTCGATCGTTCCCGGAATATCCAGGGCGCCGTCGAAAACGAGGTAGTCACCCTGCACTGCACCGGTGAAGTTTTCGAGCAACCCGTTCATGTTCGTCAGCGTCTGGCCGATCTCCGAGTTGAACGAATCCAGAGTCCCGACAACGGTCGACGCATCGTGCAGCATCGCGTCGAGGCCGTTGGGAGACGAGTCGAGAATGGTGTTTGCGTTGGTGGCGAGCTGAACGGTCGAGTTCAACAGGCTCGCAATCTGATCCTTCTGTCCCACGAGAATCGACACCACCTGTGGAACGGAATCGAGGTAGTTGTCGACAACTACGCGTTGGCCGGCCAGTTGGGAGGAGACCCGGGCAGCGAGGTCGACGGCCTCGTCGAACTCGCTGCGGTGACTGCTTGCCTCTGCCATGAGCGAGGTGAGGGTCTCGGTCAGAGAACGAACTTCACCGGAGCGCCCGGAAAACGCGGTGTTCAGCTCGCGCACCACGGTATCGAGTTGGTCGATGCCGCTTCCGGTCAGAACCGTGCCGAGGGTGGCAAGCGCACTTTCGACCTGCGGACCGATCTCGGTGCGAGACTCCGGAATTGTGTCTCCGTCGCTGAGCGTGGAGCCGGACGGAACTTCCGGCACCAAGAGTCTGATGAACGGATTGCCAAGTGCGGACGGGAGTTCGACGGAAGCTTCGACGTTGTCGGGCAATGGCGTCGCGGCGTCCAGACTCAGAGTCACATCGGCTCCGACGACATCGGCTGACAGCGCGGATACTCGACCGATGACTTTCTGGCCGCTGCGGACGTCTGCTCCCAACACCAGGCCGTCGGCGCCGGCCAGCTGCAGCGCCACGTTGTACGCGTCACCGTCGGCCGAACGACCCAGGGGTAGGTCTTGAATGCCTGCGCTACAGCCGCCGAAGGCGAACACGGCCGCAGAACCCACACCGATGATCACGATACCGGCGATTATTCGAATCGATTGCCGCGTCAATTGCCACCTCCGGGGACGGCTCCGCCGGAAATCGCGGAGGCGATGCCGAGCGGATCAGAAGTGCTGAGGGGGAAGGAAATCGGATTCGTGAACCCGGCTCCGGTGCAGATCGGCAACTTGTAGGTGTCGCACAGCGGTTTCGCCACCGCGAACTGAGTCAATGCAGTCGAGACGTTGAGCCGAATGCGCCCGCGCTGATCAGGACCGATTGTCTGGGAGAGGTTCTGCATCATCAACGGCACCAGGTCCATGAACTCGGCGAGGCCGGGTTCTTTGGCAGCCAGAGTGTCACCGAGAACTCGCACGTTGTCGGCTATGGCACCGACATCATCGCCGTGAGTTGTCATGAAACTGTTCAACTGGTCGAAGACCACCTGCAGATCCTGCAGAGGCTGTGAGATGTCCATGTTCTGGCTCGCCCATTGATCACCCAGGACGCCGAGGTCGCCGACAAGTTCGTCGAGGCTGACCTGCCGTGCGTCCAGAGCATTCATCAAAGTGTTGAGATTGTCGACAAGGGCACCGATGTCTTCCGACCGAGCGCCGACAACTCCGGTTGCCGTGCTGAGGTTGCGAATTGCGGTGTTGAATTGATCGCCCTGGCCCTGCCACCCGGCGGCGCCGCGGCTCACGAGATCGCCGAGATTGCCCCCATCCCCGGCAAATGCGTCGGCCAAAGTGCTGACGCTTCCCATCAAGCCGTCGAAATCTATGGGGGAGTGGGCACGTTCGATCGGAATCTGGTCGCCGTCTTTCAGTGTCTCTCCGCCGGTGTACGCCGGGCCGAGTTCGATGTGTCGATCGCTGATCACCGATGGATTGAGGACATAGGCCGAGGCGTCGGCGGGCAGGTCCACGGAGTCGGGCATCGACATCGCTACTCGAACAGAAGTTCCGCGAGGTTCCACCGACGTGACCGTCCCGACGCCGACTCCGAGGACGGTGACCTTGCTTCCCTCGTAGATTCCGCCGACGTAGCTGAAATCGGCGTAGACGGTCTTGGACTGATCTGTTCGTCCGAATATGTACCAACCGGGCAGGGCGATCGCCAAGGTCACTACCAGCATGGCCGTGACGGCTTTTCGTGTATTCACTTGCAGCCCTCCATGATGCCGAGCGCGCAGAGCAGATTGTCCGGGATCACGGCCGCCGGCGCGTTGACGTCGGTCCAATTGCCGGTGCCGGTTGAATCGGTGACCGAACGCAGCGCGGAAGGAAGACGAGTCAACAGCAGGTCGATCTGATCTGCGTTGTTCTTCAGCGTGGTGGTGACCGCGACGAGGTTGTCGGTCATGGCTCCGAACTCGTCCTGACGATCGACGAAAGTGGTGGAGAGCTTCGAGATGATGATTGTCAGGTTGTCGACCAGCTGAGTCAGTGCGTCCTTGCGCATCGCAAGAGTTCGAACGATCGTCTGAGCATTGGCCGCAGTACCGACGATCGAATCGGTTTGTGCCGCAGCCATGTCCGACAGCTCACGAGACATGATGAGAATCTGGTCGATCTGTTCACTGTTCTGCGCGAAAGCCGCCGAGGCGCCGCTGATTCCGGCCAGAGCCCGGCCCACCTGATCGGAATCAGTGGGAATCACCTGCGAAAGGGTGTTCATCATGGACTCCATCGCCTGTAGGTCGACGCCTGTTGCCGCAGTGGTGGCATCACTGCTGACGTCGTCGAGGCTGTACGGCACGGTTGTGCGGGAGAGCGGGATGACCCGCGCCTCGGAGTCGTCGACCACTCCGGCCGGCACGATCTCCAGGTAGCGCTTGCCGAGGACCGTCTTGAGCCTGACCGTCGCCGTGCTCTGGTTTCCCAAAGGCTGGTCCTTGTCCAAGCGGAAGTTGACGACGACGTGGTCGCCGGCAAGGTCGATCGAATCCACTCGGCCCGCGGGAACCCCGGCCACGTAAACCGGATCGGTGTCGGAAAGCCCGCTGGCATTGGCTAACTCGGCTGTGTATGCCGACGTGCGTACGTTGTACCAGAGCTTCGGAATGCCCAAGGCGGCGCCGAGTCCCACCACCAGAACGAAGATTCCGAGACTGCCTAGGGCGAGAGCGGTGCCGCTACCGCTGCGACGGCGATCCCCTTTGAACAGGAAGAGCATGATGCCGACGAACACGTCGATCAGCTTGACCAGGAACATCATGAGCACACCGGCGAGTGTGTCGGACCGAAGATGTTGGCTTCCATGTCGCCTGCCTTCAGAGTGAAATTGCACAGATACAGGCTGATGAAACTTCCGTAACTTCCGATCCGGTTGGCGGCGTCGGCGAACTGGGGAAGGTTGACGAGAAGTCTGTTGAACTCGTCGGTGCTCGCAATCCAACTCCCGGTGACACTTTCGAGTTGTTGCACGGTCTGACCGAATGCACCGTTCGACCCTGCCATGATCTGAGCCAAGGACGAGACAGTGCGGTTTCCCTGATCCAAGAGCGAGACCAGTTGATCGTTCTGCCCGACGACGGAAATACTCAGATCGTTCAAACCGTCCAACAGACCGACCAATTCGGGTTGACGCTCGTCGACGGAGGTGAGAAGAGTGTTCATGTTCGTGAGTAGTTGCGCGAAGACGTCCTGACGGTCGACCAGGCCGGAACTCATGGTCGCGATCTGGTCGAGCAGGGTGGTCATTGCCTGGCCCTGGCCGTTGAAGGTTTCGACAAAACTTCGCGTGAGCGTGTTGACCTGCTCGGGCTGCAGCGCGGCGAACAACGGTTTGAACCCGTTCATCAGGGCCGTCAAGTTGATCGGCGGTGTTGTCTGCGCCAGCGGTATCGTGTCACCTGGTTCGAGCTGTCGTGCGGATACCGTTGTTGCGCTGTCGTCCTGCGTCAGTGCCAGATATCGAGCACCGAGCATGTCGCCGTAGCGCACGGCGGCACGGACATCCGACTCGAGGGAATATCGCGACTCGATTTCGACGTCGACGATCGCCTTGCTCGTCCCGCCTCCGTTGTCGGCGAACGCAACCGAGTCCACGCGGCCGATACGCACACCCGACATGGTGACCGGGTTGCCCGGGTTGAGTCCTTCGACGTCGGTGAACTCGAACGAGTACGAATCGGTGCTTCCGCGAACCGGGACCGACAACGTGTTCGCCACGAACGACGCGCAGGCGACGCCGGTGAGACAGAAGAGTGACAACCGAATTACCTGGCCAGGACGGACCTTCACGGGACGGTCACCTCGTTACCTCTGACCATCGGCCCCAACATCAGTGTTGTTGCCGGGTTGGGGGTATCCGAGGGTTCCGGCGATCCGCCCAGTAGTTGATCTTCGAGGTACCGCAGGGGGGCCGCTTCGGCTACGCCGCCCACGACCGGGGCACTGACGGGTTGTTCAGGCGTCAGGTTGGAGCCCGAACACTGTGCTCCGCGCGAGTCACCGTACTGCGGGCAATCATCACCCGTGTATGGGAGCGGTTCGGCGAACGTGGCAACTGCTGTGATGTCGAACTTTCCGGTGGCGAAGACTCGAGCGCCCGCGGCGCCGAACGTACTGGCATTGGCGAGGGTGGAACGCAGTCCTCCGGGATTGGCCGCGGTGGTTGCGAGTATCTTTCCGGCGGAATCGATCACAGTG encodes:
- a CDS encoding MlaD family protein, whose protein sequence is MSRLALVQLVLFALIAAVVIPFGIVYVVGPQGFGGQIRLHANMSDAFGLTKGTVVTYRGVQVGKVSEVELDAGTRTARVELSLNDNTEIPTDSVAKVTMGTAAGIQNVDIYPNTDHGPYLRDGDEIAMPADQQPVQMSQLMLQASGVLEGIDPQAISDIGTELGNSFNGLGPSLATMIDNGGTMSAQLNDQSAELAALLSRTSTLVDSMATQSDSFVRGMAAAKNFTEQLESNAPVLIYLTDHSPAALNSAQQLFDKYHNTFGAVLANLVTVAPIISDRTEALETGLVTIPEGLAKLASIVKGDRADFALVATQGPVCNYDTPRREVGDLSPTSPSLAMYCPPADDLVQRGAQNAPRPNDLGLQNSIVPGTPIGPPVVADPILVPTGVDALNYWRLMLEGLGNGTR
- a CDS encoding MCE family protein — translated: MTRQSIRIIAGIVIIGVGSAAVFAFGGCSAGIQDLPLGRSADGDAYNVALQLAGADGLVLGADVRSGQKVIGRVSALSADVVGADVTLSLDAATPLPDNVEASVELPSALGNPFIRLLVPEVPSGSTLSDGDTIPESRTEIGPQVESALATLGTVLTGSGIDQLDTVVRELNTAFSGRSGEVRSLTETLTSLMAEASSHRSEFDEAVDLAARVSSQLAGQRVVVDNYLDSVPQVVSILVGQKDQIASLLNSTVQLATNANTILDSSPNGLDAMLHDASTVVGTLDSFNSEIGQTLTNMNGLLENFTGAVQGDYLVFDGALDIPGTIDKLWSGGMAGQSIAPAGTLTDLLQGGPR
- a CDS encoding MCE family protein, which translates into the protein MNTRKAVTAMLVVTLAIALPGWYIFGRTDQSKTVYADFSYVGGIYEGSKVTVLGVGVGTVTSVEPRGTSVRVAMSMPDSVDLPADASAYVLNPSVISDRHIELGPAYTGGETLKDGDQIPIERAHSPIDFDGLMGSVSTLADAFAGDGGNLGDLVSRGAAGWQGQGDQFNTAIRNLSTATGVVGARSEDIGALVDNLNTLMNALDARQVSLDELVGDLGVLGDQWASQNMDISQPLQDLQVVFDQLNSFMTTHGDDVGAIADNVRVLGDTLAAKEPGLAEFMDLVPLMMQNLSQTIGPDQRGRIRLNVSTALTQFAVAKPLCDTYKLPICTGAGFTNPISFPLSTSDPLGIASAISGGAVPGGGN
- a CDS encoding MCE family protein, which codes for MFLVKLIDVFVGIMLFLFKGDRRRSGSGTALALGSLGIFVLVVGLGAALGIPKLWYNVRTSAYTAELANASGLSDTDPVYVAGVPAGRVDSIDLAGDHVVVNFRLDKDQPLGNQSTATVRLKTVLGKRYLEIVPAGVVDDSEARVIPLSRTTVPYSLDDVSSDATTAATGVDLQAMESMMNTLSQVIPTDSDQVGRALAGISGASAAFAQNSEQIDQILIMSRELSDMAAAQTDSIVGTAANAQTIVRTLAMRKDALTQLVDNLTIIISKLSTTFVDRQDEFGAMTDNLVAVTTTLKNNADQIDLLLTRLPSALRSVTDSTGTGNWTDVNAPAAVIPDNLLCALGIMEGCK
- a CDS encoding MCE family protein; translation: MKVRPGQVIRLSLFCLTGVACASFVANTLSVPVRGSTDSYSFEFTDVEGLNPGNPVTMSGVRIGRVDSVAFADNGGGTSKAIVDVEIESRYSLESDVRAAVRYGDMLGARYLALTQDDSATTVSARQLEPGDTIPLAQTTPPINLTALMNGFKPLFAALQPEQVNTLTRSFVETFNGQGQAMTTLLDQIATMSSGLVDRQDVFAQLLTNMNTLLTSVDERQPELVGLLDGLNDLSISVVGQNDQLVSLLDQGNRTVSSLAQIMAGSNGAFGQTVQQLESVTGSWIASTDEFNRLLVNLPQFADAANRIGSYGSFISLYLCNFTLKAGDMEANIFGPTHSPVCS